Proteins co-encoded in one Prosthecobacter algae genomic window:
- a CDS encoding ATP-binding protein, with translation MSLKPWREVIVPHPDVLNGTFQQSEFAADLTAVRSGKATPEYGDAKAFYERTFITEGMGRLLTQVAQRLNGKGGEPVIQLQTAFGGGKTHTLLAVYHLASRKCPLGELVGIPALLDQAKLLDVPPAQIAVLDGTAHAPGQPWKQGKHAIRTLWGELAWQLGKAEGYAMVKEADENGTSPGKDVLIELLSRFAPCVVLLDELVVYIRQFVESQALSGGTYDSNLSFIQSLTEAAKLVQNVVVLASLPESDSQAGGPRGISALKALEAVFNRVQALWKTVAPEEAFEIVRRRLFEKIRDPKARDQVCRAFADAYVAEGSKVPQETQEARYFDRMMQSYPIHPEVFAQLYEEWTTIDGFQRTRGVLKLMAKVIFRLWQDDNKDLMILPGSLPLYDGSARNELIYYLGPGWDPVMDRDIDGERAETTVLEAKETRFGSVQAARRVARTVFLSSAPSSVNIRPGTRGIGRASILLGCLQPGQTSSLYSDALNRLSDQLHYMSSSGDKSQDSTRYWFDTKANLRREMEERKKRFEDKNEVRGRMAEVVKKLTAGATFFDGTHIFTPHSDVPDDGALRLVVMPPEQFYSREEPRLATEGVLDYVRNNGTKPRYRGNRLLFLAPDHGALTRLRDCIRVALAWNSIVEDVAAMRLNLDMLQSEQAKKELKGAEDVLPRVARECYKWLLCPSQDSPTGKPSVETVSLNTSGAALGPEIERVCLDNEWVIPTWSPIHLRTKLKELYWKSDKPAVKAAEFWEDTLRYLYLPRMKDRGVIAQAIVKGAGTRDFYGTAYGEHEGKFDGFKFGDANIQFDDTLLLIEPEAAKAYEAANQPAPTPPPGPTPPGPVPSGPIPPGLIPPGPTPPGTTPPGPTPPSKAKSFHGSTVVAPAAAKMRLVQIAEEIIATLAADPNAEVKVRIEIEASFPNGAADQTKRAVSENAKTLGFGTAEWE, from the coding sequence ATGAGTCTGAAACCCTGGAGAGAAGTCATCGTCCCACATCCCGACGTGCTGAACGGCACGTTCCAACAATCCGAGTTTGCCGCCGACCTAACGGCGGTGCGTTCCGGCAAGGCGACACCTGAATATGGCGACGCGAAGGCCTTCTACGAGCGCACCTTCATCACCGAAGGCATGGGACGGCTACTCACTCAGGTGGCGCAGCGGCTCAACGGCAAGGGCGGCGAGCCGGTGATCCAACTGCAAACCGCCTTCGGAGGCGGTAAGACGCATACCTTGCTGGCGGTGTATCATCTGGCCTCACGCAAGTGCCCGCTTGGTGAGCTCGTCGGCATTCCGGCGCTGCTTGATCAGGCAAAGCTGCTGGATGTGCCGCCGGCACAAATCGCCGTGCTGGACGGCACAGCCCACGCGCCCGGCCAGCCTTGGAAGCAAGGCAAGCATGCCATTCGGACACTCTGGGGTGAGTTGGCTTGGCAGCTCGGGAAAGCTGAAGGCTACGCGATGGTCAAAGAGGCCGATGAAAATGGAACTTCACCGGGCAAGGATGTGTTGATCGAGCTGCTCAGCCGCTTTGCGCCGTGCGTGGTGTTGCTGGATGAGCTTGTCGTTTACATTCGGCAATTCGTCGAGAGCCAGGCGCTGAGTGGCGGCACCTACGACAGCAATCTGAGCTTCATCCAATCCCTGACGGAAGCAGCCAAGCTGGTGCAAAATGTCGTCGTGTTGGCGTCATTGCCGGAGTCTGACAGCCAAGCCGGTGGCCCTCGCGGTATCTCCGCCTTGAAGGCACTGGAGGCAGTCTTCAACCGGGTGCAGGCGCTTTGGAAAACCGTGGCACCCGAGGAAGCCTTCGAGATCGTGCGCCGCCGCTTGTTTGAAAAGATTCGTGACCCCAAGGCCCGCGACCAAGTCTGCCGTGCTTTTGCCGATGCCTATGTGGCTGAAGGCTCAAAAGTGCCGCAGGAAACCCAGGAAGCGCGTTACTTTGACCGGATGATGCAGAGCTACCCGATCCATCCGGAAGTCTTTGCCCAGCTCTATGAGGAGTGGACAACCATTGATGGATTCCAACGCACGCGCGGCGTGCTGAAACTTATGGCCAAGGTCATCTTCCGCCTCTGGCAGGACGATAACAAAGACCTCATGATTCTTCCCGGCAGCCTGCCGCTCTACGACGGCAGCGCCCGCAACGAACTGATTTACTACCTCGGCCCTGGCTGGGACCCGGTGATGGATCGCGACATTGATGGTGAGCGGGCGGAGACAACCGTTCTCGAGGCCAAGGAAACGCGTTTTGGTTCCGTCCAAGCTGCCCGCCGGGTGGCTCGAACGGTGTTTCTGAGCAGTGCTCCTTCCTCGGTGAACATCCGGCCCGGAACCCGAGGCATCGGGCGTGCCAGCATTTTGCTCGGCTGTCTCCAGCCCGGTCAGACATCCTCGCTCTACTCCGATGCTCTGAATCGACTGTCGGACCAACTCCACTACATGAGTTCGTCTGGGGACAAATCTCAGGACAGCACACGGTATTGGTTCGACACGAAGGCTAACCTCCGCCGTGAGATGGAAGAACGAAAGAAGCGCTTCGAGGACAAAAATGAAGTGCGGGGGCGCATGGCCGAAGTCGTCAAGAAGCTCACCGCCGGAGCGACGTTCTTCGATGGCACGCATATCTTCACACCACACAGCGACGTGCCTGATGACGGTGCGCTGCGCCTCGTCGTAATGCCGCCGGAGCAGTTCTACTCGCGAGAAGAGCCCCGCCTCGCCACCGAAGGCGTGCTGGACTATGTGCGGAACAATGGAACCAAACCGAGGTATCGTGGTAACCGCCTGCTCTTCCTCGCACCCGACCACGGCGCACTCACGAGACTGCGCGACTGCATCCGCGTGGCCCTCGCATGGAATTCCATCGTCGAAGATGTCGCCGCCATGCGGCTGAACCTGGACATGCTCCAGTCAGAGCAAGCGAAGAAGGAGCTCAAGGGAGCCGAGGATGTGCTGCCACGGGTCGCCCGTGAATGCTACAAGTGGCTGCTCTGCCCTTCGCAGGACAGCCCCACAGGCAAACCATCCGTCGAAACGGTCTCACTCAATACCAGTGGAGCCGCCTTGGGACCTGAGATCGAACGAGTGTGTCTCGATAACGAATGGGTCATCCCCACTTGGTCGCCTATCCATCTGCGCACCAAGCTGAAGGAACTCTACTGGAAGTCGGATAAGCCAGCCGTGAAAGCCGCTGAGTTCTGGGAAGACACCTTGCGCTACCTGTATCTGCCACGTATGAAGGATCGTGGTGTCATCGCACAAGCCATCGTCAAAGGAGCCGGGACTCGTGACTTCTACGGCACCGCCTACGGTGAACACGAAGGCAAGTTCGACGGTTTCAAGTTCGGCGATGCCAACATCCAGTTCGACGACACACTTCTGCTCATCGAACCAGAGGCGGCCAAAGCATACGAAGCGGCGAATCAACCAGCACCGACTCCGCCACCAGGGCCGACACCTCCGGGACCCGTTCCGTCAGGCCCGATACCTCCGGGGCTGATCCCGCCCGGGCCAACACCCCCAGGCACGACCCCGCCGGGACCGACTCCGCCATCCAAGGCAAAGTCGTTTCACGGCTCCACTGTAGTTGCCCCTGCCGCTGCCAAAATGCGCCTCGTGCAAATCGCCGAGGAAATCATTGCGACCCTCGCCGCCGACCCCAACGCCGAAGTTAAAGTCCGCATCGAGATCGAAGCCAGCTTTCCCAACGGCGCTGCCGACCAGACCAAGCGTGCCGTTTCGGAGAATGCCAAGACGCTTGGGTTTGGCACTGCCGAGTGGGAATGA
- a CDS encoding DUF6431 domain-containing protein — MQMISPSLVDAVDYVAGQAHRRVKRPSECPQCKQHGALRAIGFYSRSVTESRSGKIVAIKVRRFLCEHCHKTLSLLPSFAQPYRLICSITIERYFNGTTAGSDTLRWHGLLRRYWRRFNAWVPDLVLTVGQSLGLLDSNLFKEGSWSSLIKAYGRLDQATRKLVSYFQVTAFGRYRCHRPISPDG, encoded by the coding sequence ATGCAGATGATCTCCCCCAGTCTAGTGGATGCAGTAGACTATGTGGCTGGTCAGGCACATCGTCGGGTCAAGCGTCCATCCGAATGCCCTCAGTGTAAGCAACATGGGGCCTTGCGCGCGATTGGCTTCTATAGCCGCTCTGTCACCGAGTCGAGGTCGGGCAAGATTGTGGCGATCAAGGTGCGCCGCTTTCTGTGCGAGCACTGTCACAAAACACTCAGCTTACTTCCTTCATTTGCTCAGCCCTATCGGTTGATTTGCAGCATTACCATCGAGCGCTACTTCAATGGCACAACGGCCGGAAGCGACACCTTGCGATGGCATGGGTTGCTCCGCCGCTACTGGAGGCGATTCAATGCGTGGGTTCCAGATCTGGTTTTAACAGTCGGTCAATCGCTTGGACTGCTAGATTCGAACCTATTCAAGGAGGGGTCATGGAGTTCACTGATAAAAGCCTATGGCCGCCTGGATCAGGCAACCAGAAAGCTGGTGAGCTACTTTCAGGTTACAGCGTTTGGTCGGTATCGTTGTCATCGCCCGATTTCCCCTGATGGGTGA
- a CDS encoding recombinase family protein, translating into MYSSEAPAGNAIRAAAYVRMSTEHQQYSTSNQMDAVREYAARRGMDIVKIYSDEGKSGLNIQGRDSLSTMISDVTGGLANFTCILVYDVSRWGRFQDADESAHYEYICRRVGIAVHYCAEQFENDGSLGSSIIKTMKRSMAGEYSRELSTKVFRGACRLIQLGFKQGGAAGYGMRRMLIDQSGEKKAVLKIGEQKSLQTDRVILVPGPEDEVMTVRAMYHAFVTEGKSEATIAESLNHAGILTDFGRKWNRTTVREVLSNEKYIGNNVYHRTSFKLKQKHTRNPEDQWIRVEGAFEGIVDRTLFLQARELFLARSQKLTNEELLEKLRLLLRNHGKISGILINESEGIPSSAAYRSRFGSLVRAYTLVGYRPNIDFTFIEINRRLRYFFPEVIQNTISKLIALGAHVAQTSDAGIFLLNDEIRVSLVLCRHRTTQAGASRWEIRLDHGLCPDLTIAVRMDHTNENVKDYYLLPSLDMTWDHLKRRVSADSLDGTPPERLHLAEVNGIYLDTYRYDSLERFFELSQRLPVDACI; encoded by the coding sequence ATGTATTCATCAGAGGCTCCAGCAGGCAACGCCATTCGTGCAGCGGCTTATGTGCGAATGTCCACCGAGCATCAGCAATACTCAACCAGCAACCAAATGGATGCGGTCCGTGAGTATGCAGCAAGGCGAGGGATGGACATCGTCAAAATTTACTCGGACGAGGGAAAGAGCGGCCTTAACATTCAAGGACGAGACTCGCTCTCGACGATGATTTCGGATGTGACAGGTGGATTGGCCAACTTCACCTGCATCTTGGTCTATGACGTGAGCCGATGGGGCAGATTTCAGGACGCTGACGAAAGTGCTCACTACGAGTACATCTGCCGTCGGGTTGGGATTGCAGTTCACTACTGTGCTGAGCAGTTTGAAAACGACGGCAGTCTCGGATCGTCAATCATCAAAACGATGAAGCGTTCAATGGCTGGAGAATACAGTCGCGAGCTTTCGACCAAAGTCTTCCGGGGCGCATGTCGCCTCATCCAGCTTGGTTTCAAGCAAGGGGGCGCAGCAGGCTATGGCATGAGACGAATGCTAATTGACCAGAGCGGAGAAAAGAAGGCGGTATTAAAGATCGGTGAGCAAAAGAGCCTGCAGACTGATCGTGTGATTCTAGTTCCTGGACCTGAAGACGAAGTGATGACCGTTCGCGCCATGTATCATGCCTTTGTCACGGAGGGCAAAAGTGAAGCCACCATTGCAGAGTCATTGAACCATGCCGGTATCCTGACTGACTTTGGTCGAAAGTGGAATCGCACAACCGTTCGAGAAGTGCTGTCCAATGAGAAATACATTGGCAACAATGTGTATCATCGCACCTCCTTCAAACTGAAGCAGAAGCATACCAGGAACCCGGAAGATCAGTGGATACGTGTCGAAGGTGCCTTTGAAGGGATCGTTGACCGAACTCTATTTCTCCAAGCCAGAGAGCTTTTTCTAGCACGCTCGCAAAAGCTAACGAATGAGGAGTTATTGGAGAAGCTGCGCTTACTGCTGCGTAATCACGGCAAAATTTCAGGGATTTTGATCAACGAATCCGAAGGCATTCCCTCCAGCGCGGCTTATCGCAGCAGGTTTGGGAGTTTGGTGCGTGCTTACACCCTTGTGGGCTACCGACCGAATATTGATTTCACGTTTATTGAGATCAATCGTCGGCTGCGGTATTTCTTCCCTGAAGTCATACAGAACACGATCTCAAAGCTGATTGCGCTCGGTGCTCACGTTGCTCAAACCAGCGATGCTGGCATCTTTCTGCTGAATGATGAAATTCGTGTTTCACTGGTGCTCTGCCGACATCGAACAACACAAGCAGGTGCATCAAGATGGGAGATAAGGCTGGATCACGGTTTGTGCCCTGATCTCACGATTGCTGTGCGCATGGATCACACCAATGAAAATGTGAAGGACTATTACCTGCTGCCAAGCCTCGACATGACCTGGGATCATTTGAAGAGACGTGTGAGTGCTGACTCCCTCGATGGCACTCCGCCAGAGCGTCTCCATTTGGCTGAGGTCAACGGAATCTATTTGGACACCTACCGATATGACTCGCTTGAGCGATTCTTCGAACTCTCACAACGGCTGCCTGTGGACGCATGTATATGA
- a CDS encoding plasmid partitioning protein RepB C-terminal domain-containing protein, with protein sequence MKSEVQSISIDRIRILNPRHRDKAKFERVVQSIKNLGLKKPVKISRRNVKDGEEPGYDLVCGQGRIEACRALGFTHIPAIVVDVSKEDRLLMSLVENMARRYPAPMDLIMEIERLKTQGYSNLAISKKLDISDTQVGGLLVLRSAGEERLIDAAIKGKVPLGVAIDIAKTDNREAQQGLLKAYETRQLNQTSIRVVKKLLDQRHFFGKALTAGGRGTRRRQTAEDLVYAYQKESQRQKLMVKKAKFCEAKLVFVQAAFKQLLSNEDFINLLRAEGLATAPKFIAESTKRIK encoded by the coding sequence ATGAAATCCGAAGTCCAATCCATCTCCATCGACAGGATACGAATCCTGAATCCTCGTCATCGGGACAAGGCAAAGTTCGAGCGAGTTGTCCAAAGCATTAAAAACCTGGGTTTGAAGAAGCCGGTGAAAATTAGCCGCCGCAACGTCAAGGATGGCGAAGAGCCAGGGTACGACTTGGTATGTGGTCAGGGCCGGATTGAGGCATGTCGAGCGCTAGGATTTACGCACATACCTGCAATCGTCGTTGATGTATCAAAAGAAGACCGATTACTGATGAGCTTGGTAGAGAACATGGCCAGGCGTTATCCAGCCCCGATGGACCTGATCATGGAGATTGAGAGATTAAAAACTCAGGGGTACAGTAATCTGGCTATCAGCAAGAAGCTCGACATCAGTGACACTCAGGTGGGTGGCCTGCTTGTACTGCGAAGTGCCGGCGAAGAGCGTCTCATTGATGCAGCTATCAAAGGCAAGGTGCCATTGGGGGTGGCGATTGATATTGCCAAGACTGACAACCGTGAAGCGCAGCAAGGCTTGCTCAAAGCCTATGAAACTCGGCAGTTAAATCAGACCTCAATCCGTGTGGTCAAGAAGCTGTTAGACCAACGTCACTTCTTTGGTAAAGCCCTCACCGCTGGTGGACGAGGCACAAGGAGGAGGCAAACCGCCGAAGATTTGGTCTATGCTTACCAAAAGGAGTCACAGCGGCAAAAGCTCATGGTCAAAAAGGCCAAGTTTTGTGAGGCCAAGCTGGTATTTGTGCAGGCGGCATTCAAGCAACTGCTGAGCAACGAGGATTTTATCAACCTGCTGAGAGCGGAGGGACTGGCTACGGCTCCGAAATTTATCGCTGAATCGACCAAAAGAATCAAATAG
- a CDS encoding plasmid partitioning protein RepB C-terminal domain-containing protein: MNEPTRGFEMESIVLPLDQILPIRLIQDPENKISRYKAIRSSIQEVGLVEPLIVSRSKDKFILVDGHLRLHAMKSLGMTEAECLISTDDESFTYNARISRLAPIQEHKMILKAVKDGLTPERIATALNLRVKDIRDSLRLLDGIHEEVADMLKDKQVAPGAIHGLKKVTAVRQIEIAELMVSTNTFTRNYVDALLIGTPKHQLLNPQEPKAAKGMTVEEIARLEEEMESLHTDFKAIESTYGDNMLNLTVARSYVKKLLDNTKVSRFLKTRHEDLFSEFEILAAKELL, translated from the coding sequence ATGAACGAACCCACACGCGGATTTGAAATGGAGAGCATCGTTCTCCCACTCGATCAGATTCTCCCAATCCGGCTGATTCAAGATCCAGAGAACAAGATCTCCCGTTACAAAGCCATTCGCAGCTCGATCCAAGAAGTCGGTCTTGTTGAGCCTCTGATTGTCAGCAGGTCAAAAGACAAATTCATTCTCGTCGATGGACATCTGCGGCTTCATGCCATGAAATCACTTGGAATGACGGAAGCCGAATGCCTGATCTCGACAGACGACGAAAGCTTCACTTATAATGCTCGCATCAGCCGCCTCGCACCGATCCAAGAGCACAAAATGATCCTGAAAGCGGTGAAGGATGGACTCACCCCTGAACGCATTGCGACGGCACTCAATCTTCGCGTCAAAGACATCCGAGACAGTCTTCGCCTTCTGGATGGCATTCATGAAGAGGTGGCTGACATGCTCAAAGACAAGCAAGTCGCGCCTGGGGCGATCCACGGCCTAAAGAAAGTCACGGCTGTTCGACAGATTGAAATCGCTGAGCTCATGGTGAGCACCAACACATTCACGCGCAATTATGTCGATGCCCTGTTGATAGGAACACCGAAGCATCAGCTCCTTAATCCCCAGGAACCCAAGGCAGCCAAGGGGATGACAGTGGAGGAGATTGCTCGCCTGGAGGAGGAAATGGAGAGCCTGCACACGGATTTCAAAGCCATCGAATCAACGTATGGCGACAACATGCTGAACCTTACGGTTGCGCGCAGCTATGTGAAGAAGCTGTTGGACAACACCAAAGTCTCACGGTTTCTGAAAACGCGGCATGAAGACCTCTTCTCAGAATTTGAAATCCTTGCAGCCAAAGAACTGTTGTGA
- a CDS encoding type II toxin-antitoxin system RelE/ParE family toxin — protein sequence MLVHFRNTKIEKEFSSEKELVRAYGSEQGRILMRRVTELRAARRLADLRLLPQLRAHELTGDRQGQISITVRHPHRLILLVAHEPEPRKADGGLDWEAVTEITIFEVVDYH from the coding sequence ATGCTGGTTCATTTCCGAAACACCAAGATTGAAAAAGAGTTCTCCTCAGAAAAGGAGCTAGTGCGGGCCTATGGGTCGGAGCAGGGGCGGATACTCATGCGTCGTGTGACCGAGCTGCGGGCAGCACGGCGTCTGGCGGATCTGCGTCTGCTGCCGCAGTTGCGCGCCCATGAGCTGACGGGCGACCGACAAGGACAGATTTCCATCACCGTGCGGCATCCCCACCGCCTGATCCTCCTGGTAGCCCATGAACCTGAGCCGCGTAAGGCGGACGGCGGACTGGACTGGGAGGCGGTGACAGAGATCACGATTTTTGAAGTGGTGGACTACCACTGA
- a CDS encoding HigA family addiction module antitoxin translates to MSTNFQPDYASPPGETLAETLDAMGLTQSELARRMGRPIKTINEIIQAKAALTADTALELERVLGVPAHFWMNLETQYRELLARQRAADRLEVDEEWLASLPVMAMQKLGWLSRTKDKKQIMVELLNFFGCANVKGWKEVWSGPVAAFRKSPKLQSDPEAVAAWLRKAELEARKQPCAPYDEAAFLKALQKLRGATTLPVRQWVSTIQQACNECGVAYVLLPELQGTHVSGAARQLTDSTALIVQTGRYKDDGHFWFTFFHEAKHVLQGKLKREWLVEYEGREDALEVDANQFAREFLIPTERIAAVRASHGGKLPVAAGKALAKQLGISEGIVAGRLQFDRIWMRFVGNELKRRYDVSDLLTSEAAAI, encoded by the coding sequence ATGAGCACCAACTTCCAACCCGACTACGCCTCCCCGCCAGGAGAGACGCTTGCGGAGACCCTCGATGCGATGGGTCTGACGCAGTCCGAACTGGCCCGGCGCATGGGAAGGCCGATCAAAACCATCAATGAAATCATCCAGGCCAAAGCCGCTCTCACAGCGGACACAGCCCTGGAACTCGAACGCGTCCTGGGTGTGCCAGCCCACTTCTGGATGAATTTGGAAACTCAATACCGCGAGCTTCTGGCCCGCCAGCGTGCCGCTGACCGCCTAGAGGTGGACGAGGAATGGCTGGCCAGCCTGCCGGTTATGGCAATGCAAAAACTGGGCTGGCTTTCCCGAACCAAAGACAAGAAGCAGATCATGGTGGAACTGCTGAACTTCTTTGGCTGCGCCAACGTGAAAGGGTGGAAAGAAGTCTGGAGCGGGCCGGTGGCTGCTTTCCGTAAATCACCCAAGCTGCAAAGCGATCCCGAGGCCGTGGCTGCCTGGCTGCGCAAGGCGGAGCTGGAAGCCCGTAAGCAGCCCTGCGCTCCCTACGATGAAGCCGCCTTTCTCAAGGCACTACAAAAGCTACGGGGTGCCACCACGCTGCCTGTGAGGCAATGGGTCTCAACCATCCAACAAGCCTGCAATGAATGTGGCGTGGCCTATGTGCTGCTGCCGGAGCTCCAAGGCACTCATGTGAGTGGGGCGGCACGCCAGCTCACGGACAGCACCGCTTTGATCGTGCAAACGGGCCGCTATAAAGATGACGGCCACTTCTGGTTCACCTTCTTCCATGAGGCCAAACATGTGCTGCAAGGTAAACTGAAACGCGAATGGCTGGTAGAGTATGAGGGACGTGAAGATGCCCTAGAGGTGGATGCGAACCAGTTTGCCCGCGAGTTCCTCATCCCGACGGAGCGGATCGCGGCTGTGCGTGCCAGTCATGGAGGAAAGTTGCCCGTGGCAGCAGGCAAGGCGCTCGCGAAGCAACTCGGTATCTCCGAAGGAATCGTAGCTGGAAGGCTACAATTTGACCGCATCTGGATGCGCTTTGTCGGCAATGAACTCAAACGCCGCTATGACGTGAGCGATTTGTTAACCAGCGAAGCTGCCGCCATTTAA
- a CDS encoding DUF488 family protein produces MMLYKRQKLLLDLVHAAGGELAATDLQKLLFLYSRQNEAEPSFQFVPYRFGCFSFQSYADRAVLEHKGLLFESDDSSWKLTPKAQPYLDPKRKAEMTHFVTRMVPERGHDLVRRVYRLHPYYAIKSEILDRVFPAKVDQKTIRDACPAHSGQALFTIGYEGDSVDGYLERLIRHGVKLLCDVRRNPLSRKTGFSKGPLSSYCAKVGIEYRHLPELGIPGHRRQELNTLADYQALFVDYRQEDLPQARQAIEELGTLLKQYDRIALTCFEKDHQCCHRHCVADEMKRLLKDCPEPQHI; encoded by the coding sequence ATGATGCTCTACAAACGCCAGAAGCTCCTGCTCGATCTTGTCCATGCGGCGGGCGGTGAACTGGCGGCCACGGACCTACAAAAACTCCTCTTCCTCTACTCCCGGCAGAATGAGGCGGAACCGAGCTTTCAATTCGTGCCCTATCGGTTCGGCTGCTTTTCGTTCCAATCCTATGCAGACCGGGCGGTGCTCGAGCACAAGGGTCTGCTGTTTGAGTCTGACGATAGTTCGTGGAAGCTGACGCCCAAAGCCCAGCCCTACCTTGACCCGAAGCGGAAGGCGGAGATGACCCACTTTGTGACTCGGATGGTACCGGAAAGGGGGCATGACTTGGTGCGCCGTGTCTATCGGCTTCATCCATACTATGCTATTAAGAGCGAGATCCTGGACCGCGTCTTTCCAGCCAAGGTGGATCAGAAAACCATCCGTGACGCATGCCCGGCCCACAGCGGCCAGGCTCTTTTCACCATCGGCTATGAGGGCGACAGCGTGGATGGCTACCTGGAGCGCCTGATCCGTCATGGCGTGAAACTGCTGTGTGACGTGCGCCGCAATCCACTGAGTCGGAAGACGGGCTTCTCCAAAGGCCCGCTTTCCAGCTACTGCGCCAAAGTCGGCATCGAATACCGGCACCTGCCGGAACTCGGCATCCCCGGCCACCGCCGCCAGGAGCTGAACACGCTAGCCGACTATCAGGCCCTGTTTGTTGATTACCGCCAAGAAGACCTGCCCCAGGCCCGACAGGCGATTGAGGAGCTGGGAACCCTGCTGAAGCAATACGATCGCATCGCCCTGACCTGCTTTGAAAAGGATCACCAGTGCTGCCACCGCCACTGCGTGGCCGATGAGATGAAACGCCTGCTCAAGGACTGCCCGGAACCTCAGCATATCTGA